A stretch of DNA from Rhizobium sp. EC-SD404:
CGAAAACTGTGTCGGCGGATTCCGGCAATCCGCTCCAGACGTTGCGCAACCTCTGGCCCTATATGTGGCCGTCCGCTCGGCCGGATCTGAAGCGCCGCGTCGTCTGGGCGACGCTGTTCCTCGTCCTGTCGAAGATGGTTCTGATCGTCGTACCCTATTTCTTCAAATGGGCGACGGATTCACTGAACGGCGAGCTGCAGATGCCGGATTTCGTGCCGCAGCTCATGCTCGGCGGCGTCATGCTGGTCATCGCCTACAACGCTGCCCGCATCGTGCAGTGGGGCCTGAACCAGCTGCGAGACGCGCTCTTTGCCAGCGTCGGGCAATATGCCGTGCGTCGCCTGGCCTACCAGACCTTCGTGCACATGCACCAATTGTCGCTGCGCTTTCACCTCGAGCGCCGCACCGGCGGCCTGTCGCGCATCATCGAGCGCGGCACCAAAGGCATCGAAACAATTGTCCGCTTCACGATCCTGAACACCGTGCCTACGCTCCTGGAATTCGCGATGGTCGCGGCGATCTTCGCCTTCGCGTTCGGCTTTTCCTATTTCGCCATCACGGCTTTAACCGTGTTTTTCTATAGCTGGTTCACGATCCGCGCATCCGATTGGCGCATCGGCATCCGCCGCGCCATGAACAACTCCGACACGGAAGCGAACACCAAGGCGATCGACTCGCTCCTCAATTTCGAGACGGTCAAATATTTCGGCAACGAGACGATGGAAGCGAACCGCTTCGATCAGTCCATGGAGCGATACGAGAAGTCGGCGACCCAGGTTTGGACCTCGCTCGGCTGGCTCAATATGGGGCAGGGCGTCATCTTCGGTATCGGAATGACACTGATGATGGTGCTCTCGGCCATGGCCGTCCAGCGCGGCGAGCAGACGATCGGCGATTTCGTCTTCGTCAACGCGATGCTGATGCAGCTGTCCGTGCCGCTGAACTTCATCGGCTTCGTCTACCGCGAGATCCGCCAGGGCCTGACCGACATCGAGCAGATGTTCGATCTCCTGGAGGTCGATCCGGAAATCACCGATAAAGCCGGAGCTGCCGCGCTCGTCGTCGGCACCGGCGCGATCCGCTTCGACAATGTGCATTTCGCCTACGATGCCGCACGGCCCATCCTGAAAGGCATTTCTTTCGAAGTGCCGGCTGGTCATACGGTGGCGATCGTCGGACCTTCGGGTGCAGGCAAGTCGACCATCTCGCGGCTGCTCTATCGCTTCTATGACGTGCAGCAGGGCAGCGTGACGATCGACGGGCAGGATGTGCGCGATGTGACCCAGAAATCCTTGCGCGCCGTCATCGGCATGGTTCCGCAGGATACGGTGCTCTTCAACGACACGCTGGAATACAACATCCGTTACGGCCGTGTCGATGCGACCGAGGCGGAGGTTCGGCAAGCCGCCGATCTCGCGCAGGTCGGGCGATTCATCTCGTCGCTGCCGGATGGGTACCGCACGATGGTCGGCGAGCGTGGCCTCAAGCTTTCCGGCGGAGAAAAGCAGCGTGTCGCCATCGCGCGAACGATCCTGAAGGCCCCGCCGATCCTCATCCTGGACGAGGCCACGTCGGCGCTGGATACCGCCACCGAGCAGGAAATCCAGACATCGCTCGATTTCGTCTCCAGGGGCCGCACCACGCTCGTGATCGCCCACCGCCTGTCGACCGTCATCGGCGCCGATGAGATCATCGTGCTGCAGGATGGGAAGATCGCCGAGCGCGGTCCCCACGCCCGCCTGATTGCACAGGGTGGTCTCTACACGGCCATGTGGGACAGGCAGCGCGAAGCGATCGAAGCGGAAGAGAAGCTCAAGAAGGTGCAGGAAGAAGACGAGTTGGGCGTGGTCGTTCGTCGCAGAACGCCCGAGCGCGACCCTGCCTGATCCCTTCGACCCGCATTCGAGGAACCCATCCACAGTCCGACCGTTGCCGCTGAGGTGCTAACGAGTTAGAGCCCTCGCATCGCAATCGGGGCGAAGGCCCGCATGCATCGTTAGCGGAGAGTGAGAAGACATGGACGTCTGGCACAGTATCAGAAACGTGCTCGTCCCCGTGCGGCGGGAGGGCTACCCCTTTATCGCCGTATTTCTGGTGGCGGCGATCCTTCTCGGCTTCGTCGCAGATTGGCTGTTCTGGATCGGACTGATCCTCACGGCCTGGTGCGTCTATTTCTTCCGCGACCCGGAACGGGTAACGCCGATCGACGAGGATCTGGTGATCAGCCCGGCGGATGGCAGGGTGTCGGCCGTCACCCGCGTCGTCCCGCCCGCCGAGCTTGAGCTGGGCGCCGCGCCGATGCTTCGGATCTCGGTCTTCATGAATGTGTTCGATTGCCATGTGAACCGCGCGCCGCTTGCCGGCTCGATCGATCGGATCGTCTATTCCAAGGGCTCGTTCCTCAACGCCGAACTGGACAAGGCGAGCACCGAAAACGAGCGTAACGGCATGGTAATCACGACCACCCGCGGTGAAATCGGCGTTGTCCAAATCGCCGGCCTCGTCGCCCGCCGCATTCTCTGCTTTGCCGAGGAGGGCGATCGCCTGGAAACGGGTGGACGGTTCGGCCTGATCCGCTTCGGTTCGCGGCTCGATGTCTTCCTGCCGGAAGGCGCTCGTCCGCGCGTTGCCATTGGCCAGACGGCGATCGCCGGCGAGACGGTCATCGCGGAATTCAACTCGCCCAAAGGCCCGGTGGTCACCCGCCGCGACTGATCTGCTCGGCAAAGGAAGGCCGAAAAACATCGAGGACCACGGATGACAGAGCGACCACGCGACGACGCCGAGACCGACGATTTTCTAGATCAGCCCTTCAGCTCGTTCGATCCCGACCACGATGAGAGCGATCCCGACAGCGGCATGGGTCCGCGCCTGCGCGAAATCTCCTTCCGCATGATGATCCCGACGATCATCACGGTTCTCGCCATCTGCGCCGGCCTGACGGGCATCCGCCTCGCTTTCGAAGGTCGCGTGGAAATGGCGGTGATCATGGTCCTCGTCGCGGCGTTTCTGGACGGCGTCGATGGCCGCGTCGCGCGCCTGATGAAATCCTCATCCCGATTCGGCGCTCAGATGGATTCGCTCGCCGACATCGTGAATTTCGGCGTCGCTCCCGCACTGGTTCTCTATGCCTATCTCCTGAACCAGGCAGAGTCGTTCGGCTGGATCGCAGCGCTGATCTACGTGCTTGCAGCGGCTCTGCGTCTCGCACGCTTCAACGTGATGGACGAACGGCCGAAGGCAAAATGGCAGTCGAACTATTTCGTCGGTGTGCCGGCACCCTTCGGCGCCATGCTGGTGCTGCTGCCGGTCTATCTCGGCCATCTCGGCTTCGAACCAGGACCCGTCTTTGCCGGTGCCGCGATTATCTATACGGCGCTCATCGCGTTCCTGCTGGTCTCGCGACTGCCGGTCTACTCCGGCAAGGCCGTGGGTCGCATCCGCCGCGATCTGGTTTTGCCGGTGCTGATCGCCATTGCGATCTACGTCGCGCTTCTGATGAGCTATATCTGGGCCACGCTCGCGGTCACCGCTTTGATCTATCTGGCGACGCTGCCAATGGGCTACCGCGCCTGGCGCCGCACCTATGGCCGGCCGAAGGAAGCAGCAGCGGTCTCGACGGAAGAGCAGGACCGTTTGTGACCCGGATTATTCCGGATCGCGATAGGCGAGGAAGCGGTCCTGCCGCACGTCGAAGAGCATGCCGTTCTCGGCCAATGCCGGATCCGCAAGCTTGACGATTTTCGCGGCGACGTCGCGCGGGTCGGGCAGGGTCGACGGGTTCTCGCCCGGGACCGCCTGAGCGCGCATTGCAGTGCGCGTCGCACCCGGGTTCACATTGTTGATCCGTACGCCGAAATTGACCAACTCGTTCGCCCAGACCCGCGCCATGGTTTCGATCGCAGCCTTGGAGGCCGCATAAGCGCCCCAGAACGGCCGGCATGAATGGGCAACGCCTGACGACAGGAAAATGCCGCGGCCAGCGTCGGACGCCTTGATCAGCGGTTCGACCGTGCGCATCAACCGCCATGTGGCGTTGACGTTGATAGTCATCACCTTCTCGAAATCCTTCGCCTTCGTGTGCCCGATCGGCGCGATTGTGCCGAGAAGCCCAGCATTGGCAACGAGAACGTCAAGCTTGCCCCAGCGTTCGTGGATCGAGCCGCCGAGCGCATCGATCGCCTTCATGTCGGCGAGGTCGAGCGGCACGAGCGTGGCGGTTCCGCCAACCGCTTTGATCTCGTCGTCGAGCTCTTCCAATCCACCGACGGTCCGGGCAACGGCGATCACATGCGCGCCGGATTTCGCCAGCTCGAGCGCGGTGAAATAGCCGATACCGCGCGACGCGCCGGTGACGAGCGCGATGCGCCCCTTGAGGTCGAGCATGGGGGTCACTTATCCGTTGTTGGCAAGAAGCGAGAGCGTGCGCACATTGTCGACGCCATCATGGTCGGTGAGCGCAGTCGGGTAATCGCCGGTAAAGCAGGCATCGCAGAACTGCGGCTGCTCGTTGTTGCGCGACGGTTCGTTGACGGCTCTGTAGAGCCCGTCGATCGAAAGGAAAGCGAGGCTGTCGACTCGGATGAAGTCCGCCATTTCCTCGATCGACATGCGCGAGGCGAGGAGCTTCGCCTTCTCCGGCGTATCGACGCCGTAGAAGCAGGACGACATGGTCGGCGGCGAGGCGATGCGCATGTGCACTTCGCGTGCGCCCGCTTCGCGCACCATCTGGACGATCTTCTGCGAGGTCGTACCGCGCACGATCGAATCGTCGACAAGCACCACGCGCTTGCCTTCCAGCATGCGCTTGTTGGCGTTGTGCTTGAGCTTCACACCCATGTGCCGGATGGCGGCTGTGGGCTGGATGAAGGTGCGCCCGACATAATGATTGCGGATGATGCCGAGCTCGAAGGGGATGCCCGAACCTTGCGCAAAGCCGATGGCTGCGGGTACGCCCGAATCCGGTACTGGCACGACGAGATCGGCCTCGACCGGGCTTTCGATGGCGAGCTCGGTACCGATCTTCTTGCGGGCTTCGTAGACGTTGCGGCCTTCGATGATGGAATCGGGCCGCGCGAAGTACACGTATTCGAAGATGCAGAAGCGCGGCTTCGTCTTTTCGAACGGAAAGCGGCTTTCGACGCCCTTGTCCGTGACGATGACCATTTCACCCGGCTTGATGTCGCGCACGTAGCGCGCGCCGATGATGTCGAGCGCACAGGTCTCGGAAGCAAGGATGTAGGCGCCGTCGAGGTCGCCCAGCACCAGCGGGCGGATGCCGAGCGGGTCGCGCGCGCCGATCATCTTCTTTTCCGAAAGCCCAACCAGCGAGAAAGCGCCTTCGAGCTGGGTAATCGCGTCGATGAATTTGTCGACCAGTTGCGTGCCGCTCGAGACGGCGATCAGATGCAGGATCGTCTCGGTGTCGGAGGTCGACGAGAAGATCGCGCCCCGCTTCTGAAGCTGCTTTTGCAGCGTCATCGCATTGGTGATGTTGCCGTTATGGGCAACGGCGAACCCGCCGCCGGCGAATTCCGCGAAGAAGGGCTGCACGTTGCGCAGGCCCTCGCCACCGGTCGTCGAATAGCGGGTATGGCCGATCGCTCGGCTTCCCTGCAGCCGGTCGATGACCGATTGCTTGGTGAACGTGTCGCCGATCAGGCCGATGTGCCGCTCCACGAAGAACTGCTTGCCATCGTAGGACACGATGCCGGCCGCTTCCTGGCCGCGATGCTGCAGGGCATGAAGCCCGAGCGTGACGACGGCTGCAGCATCCTGCCTGCCATAAATCCCGAAAACCCCGCACTCGTCGCGGAAGGCATCGCCTTCGTCTTCGAGTGTGTCTGTGGTCTGACTCGTTTGAAGCGTCATGGTTCGGACCTTTGCTCCTGGCCGATCGGCCAACGATCGGCGGGGATGCCAAAATCAGCCGTCATGCAGGCATCGCTGCCTGCTTCAGATAAGCACTTTGTCAGTTTGCGCCAGTGTCGGGTGCTGGAGGTGCCGCACCCGTGGCGTCGACTTCCACCTCGCCACCGCGCAGACGATCGAGGATCGTCGCATCGGCATCTTCCGGCAGGATGTTGACGAGGCGCTCGCCCAGCTGATCGAGAAGAGGCTTGGATTTCGCCTGGGTCACCCATGGCGGCTGGCGCGGCTCGTCGATCAGCCAGTTGAGGAACAGCATGCCCACAACGACAAGCAGCACACCGCGCGCGGCCCCGAAGACGAAGCCGAGCGTGCGATCGAGC
This window harbors:
- the pssA gene encoding CDP-diacylglycerol--serine O-phosphatidyltransferase, producing MGPRLREISFRMMIPTIITVLAICAGLTGIRLAFEGRVEMAVIMVLVAAFLDGVDGRVARLMKSSSRFGAQMDSLADIVNFGVAPALVLYAYLLNQAESFGWIAALIYVLAAALRLARFNVMDERPKAKWQSNYFVGVPAPFGAMLVLLPVYLGHLGFEPGPVFAGAAIIYTALIAFLLVSRLPVYSGKAVGRIRRDLVLPVLIAIAIYVALLMSYIWATLAVTALIYLATLPMGYRAWRRTYGRPKEAAAVSTEEQDRL
- a CDS encoding SDR family NAD(P)-dependent oxidoreductase, encoding MLDLKGRIALVTGASRGIGYFTALELAKSGAHVIAVARTVGGLEELDDEIKAVGGTATLVPLDLADMKAIDALGGSIHERWGKLDVLVANAGLLGTIAPIGHTKAKDFEKVMTINVNATWRLMRTVEPLIKASDAGRGIFLSSGVAHSCRPFWGAYAASKAAIETMARVWANELVNFGVRINNVNPGATRTAMRAQAVPGENPSTLPDPRDVAAKIVKLADPALAENGMLFDVRQDRFLAYRDPE
- the purF gene encoding amidophosphoribosyltransferase, coding for MTLQTSQTTDTLEDEGDAFRDECGVFGIYGRQDAAAVVTLGLHALQHRGQEAAGIVSYDGKQFFVERHIGLIGDTFTKQSVIDRLQGSRAIGHTRYSTTGGEGLRNVQPFFAEFAGGGFAVAHNGNITNAMTLQKQLQKRGAIFSSTSDTETILHLIAVSSGTQLVDKFIDAITQLEGAFSLVGLSEKKMIGARDPLGIRPLVLGDLDGAYILASETCALDIIGARYVRDIKPGEMVIVTDKGVESRFPFEKTKPRFCIFEYVYFARPDSIIEGRNVYEARKKIGTELAIESPVEADLVVPVPDSGVPAAIGFAQGSGIPFELGIIRNHYVGRTFIQPTAAIRHMGVKLKHNANKRMLEGKRVVLVDDSIVRGTTSQKIVQMVREAGAREVHMRIASPPTMSSCFYGVDTPEKAKLLASRMSIEEMADFIRVDSLAFLSIDGLYRAVNEPSRNNEQPQFCDACFTGDYPTALTDHDGVDNVRTLSLLANNG
- a CDS encoding phosphatidylserine decarboxylase, translating into MDVWHSIRNVLVPVRREGYPFIAVFLVAAILLGFVADWLFWIGLILTAWCVYFFRDPERVTPIDEDLVISPADGRVSAVTRVVPPAELELGAAPMLRISVFMNVFDCHVNRAPLAGSIDRIVYSKGSFLNAELDKASTENERNGMVITTTRGEIGVVQIAGLVARRILCFAEEGDRLETGGRFGLIRFGSRLDVFLPEGARPRVAIGQTAIAGETVIAEFNSPKGPVVTRRD
- a CDS encoding ABC transporter ATP-binding protein/permease; this translates as MASKTVSADSGNPLQTLRNLWPYMWPSARPDLKRRVVWATLFLVLSKMVLIVVPYFFKWATDSLNGELQMPDFVPQLMLGGVMLVIAYNAARIVQWGLNQLRDALFASVGQYAVRRLAYQTFVHMHQLSLRFHLERRTGGLSRIIERGTKGIETIVRFTILNTVPTLLEFAMVAAIFAFAFGFSYFAITALTVFFYSWFTIRASDWRIGIRRAMNNSDTEANTKAIDSLLNFETVKYFGNETMEANRFDQSMERYEKSATQVWTSLGWLNMGQGVIFGIGMTLMMVLSAMAVQRGEQTIGDFVFVNAMLMQLSVPLNFIGFVYREIRQGLTDIEQMFDLLEVDPEITDKAGAAALVVGTGAIRFDNVHFAYDAARPILKGISFEVPAGHTVAIVGPSGAGKSTISRLLYRFYDVQQGSVTIDGQDVRDVTQKSLRAVIGMVPQDTVLFNDTLEYNIRYGRVDATEAEVRQAADLAQVGRFISSLPDGYRTMVGERGLKLSGGEKQRVAIARTILKAPPILILDEATSALDTATEQEIQTSLDFVSRGRTTLVIAHRLSTVIGADEIIVLQDGKIAERGPHARLIAQGGLYTAMWDRQREAIEAEEKLKKVQEEDELGVVVRRRTPERDPA